CGGCACCGCCGCTCCGGATCCGGGCAATGGCCTTGGCCTCGCGGAGGGTTCGGGTGATGAGCCGTCGCTTCTCGTCCTCATCAACGCCGGTGCTGAAGCGGAGTTCCTTGACGGCGACGGTCCGGCCCAGGGTCTCGTCCTGGGCCCGCCAGACGGTACCCATCCCGCCCTTGCCGAGCACGGCGCCGAGCCGGTACCGCCCGGCCAGCAGCCGCCCTTCGTCCTCCCCGGTCCCGGCCGCCTTGGCCGCCGCAGCCTTGACGGCCGCCGCCATGGCATCGGCCTTCTCGACAACGGGATTGACCGCAGCCGCCACCGGCTTCGCATCCTCGGGCACCGCCGCACGCCCGCCCGCAGACGCAGCCTTACCCAGGCTCGGCGCAGCCTTCACCCCGTCACCAGGCTTCGCATCCTCAGGCTCCGCAGCCCCGGCAGGCGCAGCACCCGGCCCAACCTCGACCTCCGTCGCCGGCGCGGCCTTGCTCAGACTCGGCGCAGCCACAGGCTTCGCGTCCTCAGGCTCCGCCGCAGGCCCGCCCGCAGACGCAGGCTTACCCAAACTCGGCGCAGCCACAGGCTTCGCGTCCTCAGGCTCCGCCGCACGTCCGGCCGCAGGCGCAGCCTTGCCCAGGCTCGGCGCAGTCGCAGCCTTCACCCCGTCACCAGGCTTCGCGTCCTGGGGCTCCGCAGCCCCGGGCTCAGCAACCGGCCCGGCCTCGGCCTTCGCCGCAGGCGTGGCCTTGCTCAGGCTCGGCGCAGCCACGGGCTTCACGTCCTCAGGTTCCGCCGCAGGCGCAGCCTCAGGCCCTGCGGCCCTGGGTTCCGTGCCCTCGGGAAGCCCAGCCGCAGCATCGGCCCTCACCTCGGGCGAGCTCCCACCCTCCGAGCCCGCCGCAGGCGACCCGGCAGGCGACCCGGTAGGCGACTTGGTGTGCTCCGGCTTCGACATGCGTCCCCTCTGCGTTCCTGCAGCCTGCCCCGACTGCCCCGGCAGCTGCCGGGGTCCGCGGTAACCCGCCCCGGCAGAAACCTCATTCTTCCTCACTCCGCAACGGACGGGCGCCCCGGGTCCGCGGTTCCCCCTTCCGCATCGCGGAGTTACAACGGAACGATGTCGGGCGCCCCGAGCCTCGCCGCGTCCGCCGTCTGGTCGTCCGGCTGGCGCTGCGACTCCCGCTCCGCCTGGACCCGCTTCTCGTAGTGCTCCACTTCCTTCTCGATCTGCTGCTCGTCCCACCCGAGCACCGGCGCCATCAACTCCGCGCACTCCCGCGCCGATCGCGTCCCCCGGTCGAAGGTCTCGATCGAGATCCGTGTCCGCCGCGTCAGTACGTCGTCCAGGTGCCGCGCCCCCTCGTGCGAGGCCGCGTACACGATCTCCGCCCGCAGGTAGTCCTCCGCCCCGCCCACCGGCTCCGCCAGCCCCGGGTCGGCGGCGATCAGGTCGAGCAGTTCCTCCGTCAGCGACCCGAACCGGTTCAACAGGTGCTCGACCCGCACCACATGGAGTCCCGCCCGGGCGGAGATCCGCGCCCGCGCGTTCCACAGCGCGTGGTACCCCTCCGCTCCCACCAGCGGCACGTCCTCCGTCACGCATTCCGCGACCCGCTGGTCCAGCCCGTGCACCGCCTCGTCGACTGCGTCCTTGGCCATGACCCGGTACGTCGTGTACTTGCCGCCCGCGACCACCACCAGCCCCGGCACCGGGTGCGCCACCGTGTGCTCGCGCGAGAGCTTGCTCGTCGCGTCCGACTCCCCGGCCAGCAGCGGCCGCAGCCCCGCGTACACGCCCTGGACGTCGTCACGCGTGAGCGGCACCGCCAGTACCGAGTTGACGTGTTCCAGCAGGTAGTCGATGTCCGCGCTCGACGCCGCCGGGTGCGCCTTGTCCAGGTCCCAGTCGGTGTCCGTGGTCCCGATGATCCAGTGGCGGCCCCACGGGATGACGAACAGCACCGACTTCTCGGTCCGCAGGATCAGACCGGTGCTGGAATGGATGCGGTCCTTCGGCACGACCAGGTGGATGCCCTTGGAGGCCCGTACGTGGAACTGCCCGCGCTCCCCGATCAGCGCCTGGGTGTCGTCCGTCCACACCCCCGTCGCGTTCACGATCTGCTTCGCGCGGATCTCGTACTCGCCCCCGCCCTCGACGTCCCGGACCCGCGCGCCGACCACCCGTTCGCCCTCGCGCAGAAAGCCGACCACTCTCGCCCGGTTCGCGCAGTGCGCCCCGTACGCCGCGGCCGTGCGCACCAGCGTGGCGACGTACCGCGCGTCGTCCATCTGGGCGTCGTAGTACTGCAGGGCGCCCACCAGCGCGTCCTTGCGCAGCGCCGGCGCCACCCGCAGGGCCCTCTTGCGCGAGAGGTGCCGGTGCAGGGGCAGGCCCCGACCGTGGCCGCTGGAGACGGACATGGCGTCATAGAGCGCGACGCCCGAGCCCGCGTAGAACCGCTCCCACCCCTTGTGCTGCAAGGGGTACAGGAAGGGCACGGGCTTCACCAGGTGCGGGGCGAGCCGCCCGAGCAGCAGGCCGCGCTCCTTCAGCGCTTCCCGCACGAGGGCGAAGTCGAGCATCTCCAGGTACCGCAGGCCACCGTGGATCAGCTTGCTGGATCTGCTGGAGGTGCCGGAGGCCCAGTCGCGCGCCTCCACCAGGCCGGTCGACAGGCCCCGGGTCACGGCGTCGAGCGCAGTGCCCGCGCCGACCACGCCCGCGCCCACGACCAGGACGTCCAGCTCCCGTTCGGCCATTTGAGCGAGGGCCTCGGCGCGCTGCGCCGGCCCCAGTGTCGCTGTCCTCACGGCTGCCTCCCGTTGGTGCGGGTGTTCCCCGCGTCGTGCGGGTGATCCCGCTCACGTCCCCGTTGTCACGATTCTGACCGGCCGCACCCACATCAGCCACCGCCTGTGGACAACACAACGGCGACCTTCACCCCAGAATGCAACATATCTGTCATATATACGCCTAGTCTGACATTGCGCCAGCTCCCTGCGTGGCCTTCCCGTCCACAGGGCTTGCGCGCGCATCCCCCTCGTGTCAGGGAAGGGACGGCACCCCCCATGCCCGCAGACCTCGCCGTCATCGGACTCGGCCATCTCGGCCTCCCCCTCGCCCAGGCGGCCGTCGCCGCCGGAATCGAGACGGTCGGCTACGACAGCGGTCCGGCCACGGACTCCACCCTCACCGCCGCAGAGATCCGCCGCATGTCGGCGGCGGGCTTCCGGGTCACCACCAACCCCGCCGAGCTCGGCCGGGTCCGCACCGCCGTCATCTGCGCCCCCACCCAGCTCGGCGCCGACCGCGCCCTCGACCTCTCCGCCGTGGGCGAGGCCGGCCGCGCGCTCGCCGCCCGGCTGCGCCCGCACACCACAGTGATCCTCGAATCGGCCGCCCACCCGGGCGTCACCGAGGGCTATCTGCGCCCGATCCTCGAAGAGGGCTCCGGACTACGCGCCGGCCGGGACTTCCACCTGGCCTACTCCCCCAGCCGGCTCGACCCCGGCAACCGCACCCACGGCATCTCCAACACCCCGAAGGTGATCGGCGGCCTCACCCCCGCCTGTACCGAGTCCGCGCACGCCTTCTACGCCCGCCTCACCGAGAAGGTGGTCCGCGCCCGCGGCCTGCGCGAGGCGGAAACCGTCCAGCTCCTCGAAACGAACTACCGGCACGTCAACATCGCCCTCATGAACGAGATGGCGGTGCTCTGCCACGACCTCGGCGTCGACCTGTGGGACGTCATCCGCTGCGCCGAGACCAAGCCGTACGGGTTCCAGGCGTTCCGCCCCGGCCCCGGCGTCGGCGGCCACGGCGTCCCCCTCGACCCCAACTACCTCCCCCACACCACCCGCACCCCCGGCCACCCCCTGCGCATGATCGGCCTGGCGCAGGAGATCAACAACCGGATGCCGCAGTACGTCATCCAGCGCTCCGCCACCCTGCTGAACGAGCACGGCAAGTCCGCGCGCGGCGCCCGCGTCCTCCTCCTGGGCGTCACCTACAAGCCCGACCTCGCCGACCAGGAGGGCTCCCCGGCCCGCGAGATCGCCAGCCGCCTCCTCGATCTCGGCGCGCTGATCAGCTACCACGACCCGTACATCGCGGGCTGGCGGGTGCGCGACCAGCCGGTCCCCCGGGCCGAATCGTTGTACGAGGCCGCCGCCAACGCCGACCTGACGATCCTGCTCCAGCACCACCGCACGTACGACCTGCAAGGACTCGCGGTGAAGGCCCAGTTGCTGCTGGACACCCGCGGCGCCAGCCCGGCGGGCGCAGCGCACCGGCTGTGACCCCGCGGGAAATTCCCCCTCACGGATGTCATGGGCGGCTGCTAGCCTGCGGCGTCACTTCCTTATCTCGCACATACGTCCCCCAGGACACGTGTGCCCACGATTCCCTGGGGGGGATCTCCATGAGCCAGAACTTCCAGCCTCCGGCGCCCGACTCCTTCACCGAGGCGCCCGCCGCCCCGGCCCCGGCCCGCACCGGCAACCTCGGCCTCGGCATCGTCGCCGCCGTCGTCGCGGCCCTGGTCTCGGCCGGTGCGTACGGCTACATCATGAACGCCATCGACCGCGAGATCGGCTACGCCGCGGCCGGGGTCGGCCTGCTCGTCGGCCTCGCCGCCGGCAAGATCGGCGGCCGCAACCCGATCCTGCCCGTGATCGCCGCCGTGCTCTCGCTCGGCGCCGTCTACCTCGGCCAGCTCACCTTCATCGCGCTCGCGCTCGCCGAGTTCGGCAACGTCGGCGTGGGCGAGGTCCTCAGCGAGGCCGGCGTCGGCGCGCTGAACGACATCTGGAAGGAGAGCGTGGACGCGATGTCCTTCCTCTTCCTCGCCATCGGCGGCTTCGTCGCCTTCGGTGCGGCCAAGAAGGTCTCCGACTAACGTTCGCGACCCCGCGACCGGCGGAGCAATTCCGCCCGCTTCACCCCAAAAAAGGGCGCTGAGCAGGCACGACGCGATCCGATGCGTCGCCAAACAGAGACCTCGATTCCCTGTTGCAACGCATCGGAGCGATCATATGATCCGCGCGTGTCTGCTCTTCCTCCTCCCGGTCGGCCCGTGTTCGAACCCGTCGACCGCATCCCCTCCCTCGCCACACTGCGCGAAGCCGTGCGCCGGAGGGACTGGGACGCCGTCCACATCGGTCTCGAATCCCTCTACTCCGAGGACGACCGGGCCCTGGCCGGCAGGGTCGTCGCCGAGACGGACGGAGCCGAAACCTTCCTTCAGGCTCAGGTCGACCGCAGGCCGCGCGATCCGCTGGCACGGACCCTCCTCGCCGACCGGCTGATCCAGATCGGCTGGGCCATCCGCTCCGGCCACCGGGCCGAGCACGTGTCACAGGACCAGTTCCGCGACTTCCACGCCTACTTGCGGCGCGCCGAGCTCCTGCTGATCGACGTCTGCGCCGAGTACCCCGAGTACGCCCTGGCCTGGTACCTGCGCGTCATCACCTCCCGCGGCCTCCAGCTGGGCCTGAGCGAGACGCGTCGCCGGTACGACCGGCTCACCGAGCACCACCCGCACCACTACAGCGGCCAGTCGCAGCTGCTCCAGCAGATCTGCCCCAAGTGGGGCGGCAGCTGGGAGGCCGCCCACGGCTTCGCCCGGCAGTGCGCGGCCGAGGCTCCGGAGGGCCGGCCCAACGGGGCGCTGGTCGCCGTGGCCCAGATGGAGCAGTACCTGGAGCTGTCGGAGAAGCAGAACAAGGCGAGCGCGGAAGCGTACTTGCGTGAACCGGACAACCACGCGCGGCTGCTCGACGCCGCGGCCAGGTCCGTCCTGCACCCCGCCTTCCGCGCCGAGGCCCACCAGGCCGTCGGCGCCCACAGCGCCTTCGCCGCCGCGCACTCCGCCGCCGGCCGGCACGCCGAGGCTGCTCCCCACTTCCGCGCCCTCGGCAACAACGCCAGCGAGTTCCCGTGGGGCTACCTGAGCAACAACCACGAGGCCGCGTTCGTGCGCCACCGCAAGACCGCACTGGCGAAGGGCTGAGCACCACATGGACATCGAGACCACCGGCCCGGACACCACCAGCCCGGACATCGCCGGCCCGGACATCGCCGGCCCGGACAGCCCCGGCGCGAGCGGCACCACCGACGCCGACGGCATCACCCACACCACCGTCAACGGCATCCGCACACTCCTCGCCCCGCGCTCCGGCCCCGTCACCGCGGGCCTGTTCTTCCGCGTCGGCCGCGCCGACGAGACCCTCGCCACCAGCGGGATCACCCACCTGGTCGAGCACCTCGCCCTGTACCGGCACGGCCTGAGCGACCTGCACTACAACGGAGCCACCGCCGCCACGTACACCCACTTCCACGTCACCGGCACCCCTGCCGACGTGGTCGAGTACCTCAACGGAGTCTGCGCCGCCCTGCGCGACCTGCCCACGGACCGGCTGGAGACCGAGAAGGAGATCCTGCGCACCGAGGCCGCCGGGCGCGGCCACGGGCCGGGCCACGGCATGGCCCTGTGGCGCTACGGCTCCCGCTCCTACGGCCTCACCGACTACGCCGAGGCCGGCCTGCACGGGATCAGCGCCGACGACGTCCGCAACTGGGCCGGGACCCGCTTCACCGCCGAGAACGCGGTCCTGTGGATCACCAGCGACGTCCTCCCCGAGGGCCTCGACCTCACCCTGCCCACCGGCGAGTGGCTCCCCACCCCCGAGGCGAGCTCCGCGCTGCCCACCACCCCCGCCTACTTCCGCGGGGACGAGGGCGGGATGGTCCTCACCTCGGTCCTGCCCCGCTCGACCAAGGCCGGGCTGCTGACCGAGATCCTGGGCAAGGAGTTGTTCCGCGCCCTGCGCCAGAAGGGCGGCTACTCCTACACGGCCGCCGCCGAGTACTGCCCGCGCGACACCGACCACGCGACCGTCATCGCGTACGCCGACGCGCTCCCCGAGAAGCAGGACGCGATGGTCGGCGCCTTCGTCGACGTCCTGGCGAAGCTCCGGGCCGGCGGCATCGAGCACGCCGACCTGGAAGCCGTACGAACTTCCGCGCTGGCCCAGTTCGACGTCCCCGAGCTCGCCGCGGGCAAGCTCCCGAACCAGGCCATGAACCTGCTGATGCGCCACCGCGACCTCACCGTCGCCGAGGCGCGGGCCGAGATCGAGGCGGTCACGGTCGCCGATCTCCACGAGGTCGCGCGCGAGCTGTGGGCGGGCGCCCTCGTGCAGGTGCCCGGCCGGGAGCTGGACTGGGCGGGGCTCACCTCGGCCCCCACCACCTCCACGGACACCGTCACCGGACGGCGCTACACCTCGCTGGAGGACCGGAAGGTCGCCCTGCTCGTGGGGGACGACGGCGTCAGCCTGGTCGGCCCGAACAACCAGGTCACCGTCCGGTACGCCGAGTGCTCCCTGATACACGCCTTCCCGGACGGCGCCCGCCACCTCGTCGGCCACGACGGCTTCAGCCTCACCCTGGAGCCGACCCTGTACGGCATCACCGGCGCCCAACTGGCCCCCGTGGACGTGGGTGTCCCGCCCGCCGCGGTGGTCCGCATGCCGCCCCGCGACCCCGCCCGCATCCCGCAGCCCCGCAAGGCCGCGGCAGCCGCGCCGCAGACCACCCGCAGCTCGGGGGTCACGTTCCTGCTGTGGCTGCTGGGTCTGATCTCCGGGTTCGTGACGGTCGTCTTCGCCCTGCTCGTGATCGGCGAGACCGATCCGGAGCTCACCCCCGCCGGGCCCGACTGGAACAGCGTGATCGGCTTCGGCGTCGTCTGCCTGATGCCGATCGTCCCCTGGCTCCTGCTGCTGCGCCACCGCCACAAGGGCAAGGGTTGAGACACGCCGAAGGGCCGGCACCCCACCCGGGTGCCGGCCCTTCGGCGTACGTACGGAAGAACGATCAGCGGCTGTGCTGCGAGTCCGCGACCGTGACCTCGACCCGCTGGAACTCCTTGAGCTCGCTGTAGCCGGTGGTGGCCATCGAGCGGCGCAGCGCGCCGAAGATGTTCATCGAGCCGTCCGGGGAGTGCGACGGGCCGGTGAGGATCTCCTCGGTGGTGCCGACCGTGCCGAGGTCGACCTTCTTGCCGCGCGGCACGTCCTCGTGGACGGCCTCCATGCCCCAGTGGTTTCCCTTGCCGGGCGCGTCGGTGGCACGGGCCAGCGGGGAGCCCATCATCACGGCGTCCGCGCCGCAGGCGACGGCCTTCGGGATGTCGCCCGACCAGCCCACGCCGCCGTCGGCGATGACGTGCACGTAGCGGCCGCCGGACTCGTCCATGTAGTCGCGGCGCGCCGCGGCCACGTCCGCGACGGCGGTGGCCATCGGGACCTGGATGCCGAGCACGTTGCGCGTGGTGTGCGCGGCGCCGCCGCCGAAGCCGACCAGCACGCCCGCCGCGCCGGTGCGCATCAGGTGCAGGGCAGCCGTGTAGGTGGCGCAGCCGCCCACGATGACGGGGACGTCGAGCTCGTAGATGAACTGCTTGAGGTTCAGCGGCTCGGCGGCGCCCGAGACGTGCTCGGCGGACACGGTGGTGCCGCGGATCACGAAGATGTCCACGCCGGCGTCGACGACGGCCTTGGAGAACTCGGCCGTGCGCTGCGGGGAGAGCGCGGCGGCGGTGACGACGCCAGAGTCGCGCACCTCCTTGATGCGCTGCCGGATCAGGTCCGCCTGGATCGGGGCGGAGTAGATCTCCTGGAGACGGCGGGTGGCGGTCTCCTCGTCGAGCTCCGCGATCTCGTCGAGCAGCGGCTGCGGGTCCTCGTACCGGGTCCACAGGCCTTCGAGGTTCAGCACGCCGAGGCCGCCGAGCTCGCCGATGCGGATCGCGGTCTGCGGGGAGACGACCGAGTCCATGGGGGCGGCCAGGAAGGGGAGCTCGAAGCGGTACGCGTCGATCTGCCAGGCGATCGAGACCTCCTTCGGGTCCCGGGTACGCCGGCTCGGGACGATGGCGATGTCGTCGAACGCGTACGCCCTGCGGCCGCGCTTGCCGCGCCCGATCTCGATCTCAGTCACGTGTGGTGGCCTTTCCTCTGGGTCTGCCCGTCCAGTATCCCCGAACCCCGGCGGCCCGCGTTCCGGTGACCGCTGTACGGACTGATCCAGCCTCGCCGGCGCTTGAGGCGCGGGGCCCCGGGGGCAGCGCCCCCGGACACGCCAAAGGGCGGCCCCGGCCAAACCACACCGGACCCGCCCCTCAGCGAACCTGCTACCCCTTACGGGAGTAGTTCGGTGCTTCCACCGTCATCTGGATGTCGTGCGGGTGGCTCTCCTTGAGGCCCGCCGAGGTGATCCGGACGAAGCGGCCCCGGTCCTGCAGCTCCGGCACCGTGCGTCCGCCGACGTAGAACATCGACTGGCGCAGGCCGCCGACGAGCTGGTGCACGACGGCCGAGAGCGGGCCGCGGTACGGCACCTGGCCCTCGATGCCCTCGGGGATGAGCTTGTCGTCGCCGCCCACGCCCTCCTGGAAGTAGCGGTCCTTGGAGAAGGACTTCTGCTCCCCGCGGGACTGCATCGCGCCGAGCGAGCCCATGCCGCGGTACGACTTGAACTGCTTGCCGTTGATGAAGAGCAGCTCGCCCGGGGACTCCTCGCAGCCCGCGAGCAGCGAGCCGAGCATCACCGTGTCGGCGCCCGCGACCAGGGCCTTCGCGATGTCGCCGGAGTACTGCAGGCCGCCGTCGCCGATGACCGGGACGCCGGCCGCCTTCGCGGCGAGCGAGGCCTCGTAGATCGCGGTGACCTGCGGGACGCCGATGCCGGCGACGACGCGGGTGGTGCAGATGGAGCCCGGGCCGACGCCCACCTTGATGCCGTCGCAGCCGGCGTCGATGAGCGCCTGGGCGCCGTCGCGCGTGGCGACGTTGCCGCCGATGACGTCGACGCCGGAGTTCGACTTGATCTTGGAGACCATGTCGCCGACCAGCCGGGAGTGGCCGTGGGCGGTGTCGACGACGATGAAGTCGGCGCCCGCCTCGATCAGGGCCTGGGCGCGCTCGTACGCGTCACCGGCGACACCGACGGCGGCGCCGACGAGCAGCCGGCCCTCCTTGTCCTTGGCGGCGTTCGGGTACTTCTCGGCCTTGACGAAGTCCTTGACCGTGATGAGGCCCTTGAGGATGCCCGCCTCGTCGACCAGCGGAAGCTTCTCGATCTTGTGGCGGCGCAGCAGCTCCATGGCGTCGACGCCGGTGATGCCGACCTTGCCCGTGACCAGCGGCATCGGGGTCATGACCTCGCGCACCTGGCGGCTGCGGTCCGACTCGAATGCCATGTCACGGTTGGTGACGATGCCCAGCAGTTTGCCCGCCGGGTCGGTGACCGGGACGCCGGAGATGCGGAACTTCGCGCAGAGCTGGTCGGCCTCGCGCAGGGTCGCGTCCGGGTGCACCGTGATCGGGTCGGTGACCATGCCGGACTCGGAGCGCTTGACCAGGTCGACCTGGTTGGCCTGGTCGGCGATGGAAAGGTTGCGGTGCAGAACGCCGACGCCGCCCTGGCGGGCCATCGCGATGGCCATGCGGGCCTCGGTGACCTTGTCCATGGCGGCGGACAGGAGCGGGACGTTCACGCGCACGTTGCGCGAGATGAGGGAGGAGGTGTCGATCGCGTCAGGCGACATGTCCGACGCGCCCGGCAGAAGCAGCACGTCGTCGTAGGTCAGTCCGAGCGTGGCGAATTTGTCGGGCACTCCGTCGGCGGTCATGACACCTTCCCAAATGGTCTTGCTCAGCGCGGATGTCCATGCTAACGGGATCCCGAGGCGTCTCATTCCACGACCAAGGTCAACCAGAAGTTTCGTAGTTTCCTACGGCGAAACGACAGGCTGAGGGGGGGCGGGGGGGCTACTGCTCGGCGAGCGCGCGGAGCCGGCTGAGCGCCCGGTGCTGGGCCACCCGCACCGCCCCGGGGGACATGCCGAGCATCTGCCCGGTCTCCTCCGCGGTCAGCCCGACGGCCACCCGCAGCACGAGGAGCTCGCGCTGGTTCTCCGGCAGGTTGGCCAGCAGCTTCTTGGCCCACGCGGCGTCACTGCTCAGCAGCGCCCGCTCCTCGGGCCCCAGCGAGTCATCGGGCCGCTCGGGCATCTCGTCGGAGGGCACGGCCGTGCTGCCCGGATGCCGCATGGCGGCCCGCTGCAGGTCGGCGACCTTGTGCGCGGCGATGGCGAAGACGAAGGCCTCGAAGGGCCGCCCGGTGTCCCGGTAGCGCGGCAGTGCCATCAGGACGGCGACGCAGACCTCCTGCGCCAGGTCCTCGACGAAGTGACGAGCGTCACCCGGGAGCCGTGAGAGCCGGGTCCGGCAGTAGCGGATCGCGAGCGGGTGCACGAAGGCGAGCAGATCGTGCGTGGCCTGCTCGTCGCCCTCCACGGCCCGGCGAACGAGCGCGCTGACGCCCCCGGCACTGCCACCCTTGGCAGCACCGGTGGAGCCTGTGACCGCGGGGGACCCCGGGGTCTCGTCGTCGCGCATCAATCCATGGTGCCTTGGTGCCGGGGCTTCCGTGGCACCGCGGCCCGTTTCATGCGTCGAAGCGTTATGAGCGGGTGCGCCTGAACTCATGCTTGCGCCCTCCCCTCCCGCTCGGCCGAATGGTCCCCGAGGACGGGAACCCCACATTTCCAAGAATGCGGCACACCCTCAAGGATGCGGCATCGCGCACGAAGCGACACGTCCCCCGGATTGTGCCCCGCCAACCCCCGGGTGCGCACCGGGTACGGCGGGGCTCACGATCGTCGGTCGTCGGGTCGAGTCAGCGCACCAGACCCCAGCGGAACCCGAGCGCCACGGCGTGCGCGCGGTCCGAGGCGCCGAGCTTCTTGAACAGCCGGCGGGCGTGGGTCTTGACCGTGTCCTCGGAGAGGAAGAGCTCGCGCCCGATCTCCGCGTTGGACCGGCCGTGGCTCATGCCCTCCAGCACCTGGATCTCGCGCGCGGTGAGCGTGGGCGCGGCGCCCATCTCGGCCGAGCGGAGCCGGCGCGGGGCCAGTCGCCAGGTCGGATCGGCGAGTGCCTGGGTGACCGTGGCCCGCAGTTCGGCGCGCGAGGCGTCCTTGTGCAGATAGCCCCGGGCGCCGGCGGCGACCGCGAGGGCCACGCCGTCCAGGTCCTCGGCGACCGTCAGCATGATGATGCGGGCGCCGGGGTCGGCCGAGAGGAGACGGCGCACCGTCTCCACACCGCCGAGCCCGGGCATCCG
This genomic window from Streptomyces sp. NBC_01351 contains:
- a CDS encoding GuaB3 family IMP dehydrogenase-related protein gives rise to the protein MTEIEIGRGKRGRRAYAFDDIAIVPSRRTRDPKEVSIAWQIDAYRFELPFLAAPMDSVVSPQTAIRIGELGGLGVLNLEGLWTRYEDPQPLLDEIAELDEETATRRLQEIYSAPIQADLIRQRIKEVRDSGVVTAAALSPQRTAEFSKAVVDAGVDIFVIRGTTVSAEHVSGAAEPLNLKQFIYELDVPVIVGGCATYTAALHLMRTGAAGVLVGFGGGAAHTTRNVLGIQVPMATAVADVAAARRDYMDESGGRYVHVIADGGVGWSGDIPKAVACGADAVMMGSPLARATDAPGKGNHWGMEAVHEDVPRGKKVDLGTVGTTEEILTGPSHSPDGSMNIFGALRRSMATTGYSELKEFQRVEVTVADSQHSR
- a CDS encoding sigma-70 family RNA polymerase sigma factor — encoded protein: MRDDETPGSPAVTGSTGAAKGGSAGGVSALVRRAVEGDEQATHDLLAFVHPLAIRYCRTRLSRLPGDARHFVEDLAQEVCVAVLMALPRYRDTGRPFEAFVFAIAAHKVADLQRAAMRHPGSTAVPSDEMPERPDDSLGPEERALLSSDAAWAKKLLANLPENQRELLVLRVAVGLTAEETGQMLGMSPGAVRVAQHRALSRLRALAEQ
- a CDS encoding glycerol-3-phosphate dehydrogenase/oxidase, giving the protein MRTATLGPAQRAEALAQMAERELDVLVVGAGVVGAGTALDAVTRGLSTGLVEARDWASGTSSRSSKLIHGGLRYLEMLDFALVREALKERGLLLGRLAPHLVKPVPFLYPLQHKGWERFYAGSGVALYDAMSVSSGHGRGLPLHRHLSRKRALRVAPALRKDALVGALQYYDAQMDDARYVATLVRTAAAYGAHCANRARVVGFLREGERVVGARVRDVEGGGEYEIRAKQIVNATGVWTDDTQALIGERGQFHVRASKGIHLVVPKDRIHSSTGLILRTEKSVLFVIPWGRHWIIGTTDTDWDLDKAHPAASSADIDYLLEHVNSVLAVPLTRDDVQGVYAGLRPLLAGESDATSKLSREHTVAHPVPGLVVVAGGKYTTYRVMAKDAVDEAVHGLDQRVAECVTEDVPLVGAEGYHALWNARARISARAGLHVVRVEHLLNRFGSLTEELLDLIAADPGLAEPVGGAEDYLRAEIVYAASHEGARHLDDVLTRRTRISIETFDRGTRSARECAELMAPVLGWDEQQIEKEVEHYEKRVQAERESQRQPDDQTADAARLGAPDIVPL
- a CDS encoding nucleotide sugar dehydrogenase is translated as MPADLAVIGLGHLGLPLAQAAVAAGIETVGYDSGPATDSTLTAAEIRRMSAAGFRVTTNPAELGRVRTAVICAPTQLGADRALDLSAVGEAGRALAARLRPHTTVILESAAHPGVTEGYLRPILEEGSGLRAGRDFHLAYSPSRLDPGNRTHGISNTPKVIGGLTPACTESAHAFYARLTEKVVRARGLREAETVQLLETNYRHVNIALMNEMAVLCHDLGVDLWDVIRCAETKPYGFQAFRPGPGVGGHGVPLDPNYLPHTTRTPGHPLRMIGLAQEINNRMPQYVIQRSATLLNEHGKSARGARVLLLGVTYKPDLADQEGSPAREIASRLLDLGALISYHDPYIAGWRVRDQPVPRAESLYEAAANADLTILLQHHRTYDLQGLAVKAQLLLDTRGASPAGAAHRL
- a CDS encoding M16 family metallopeptidase, producing MDIETTGPDTTSPDIAGPDIAGPDSPGASGTTDADGITHTTVNGIRTLLAPRSGPVTAGLFFRVGRADETLATSGITHLVEHLALYRHGLSDLHYNGATAATYTHFHVTGTPADVVEYLNGVCAALRDLPTDRLETEKEILRTEAAGRGHGPGHGMALWRYGSRSYGLTDYAEAGLHGISADDVRNWAGTRFTAENAVLWITSDVLPEGLDLTLPTGEWLPTPEASSALPTTPAYFRGDEGGMVLTSVLPRSTKAGLLTEILGKELFRALRQKGGYSYTAAAEYCPRDTDHATVIAYADALPEKQDAMVGAFVDVLAKLRAGGIEHADLEAVRTSALAQFDVPELAAGKLPNQAMNLLMRHRDLTVAEARAEIEAVTVADLHEVARELWAGALVQVPGRELDWAGLTSAPTTSTDTVTGRRYTSLEDRKVALLVGDDGVSLVGPNNQVTVRYAECSLIHAFPDGARHLVGHDGFSLTLEPTLYGITGAQLAPVDVGVPPAAVVRMPPRDPARIPQPRKAAAAAPQTTRSSGVTFLLWLLGLISGFVTVVFALLVIGETDPELTPAGPDWNSVIGFGVVCLMPIVPWLLLLRHRHKGKG
- the guaB gene encoding IMP dehydrogenase; protein product: MTADGVPDKFATLGLTYDDVLLLPGASDMSPDAIDTSSLISRNVRVNVPLLSAAMDKVTEARMAIAMARQGGVGVLHRNLSIADQANQVDLVKRSESGMVTDPITVHPDATLREADQLCAKFRISGVPVTDPAGKLLGIVTNRDMAFESDRSRQVREVMTPMPLVTGKVGITGVDAMELLRRHKIEKLPLVDEAGILKGLITVKDFVKAEKYPNAAKDKEGRLLVGAAVGVAGDAYERAQALIEAGADFIVVDTAHGHSRLVGDMVSKIKSNSGVDVIGGNVATRDGAQALIDAGCDGIKVGVGPGSICTTRVVAGIGVPQVTAIYEASLAAKAAGVPVIGDGGLQYSGDIAKALVAGADTVMLGSLLAGCEESPGELLFINGKQFKSYRGMGSLGAMQSRGEQKSFSKDRYFQEGVGGDDKLIPEGIEGQVPYRGPLSAVVHQLVGGLRQSMFYVGGRTVPELQDRGRFVRITSAGLKESHPHDIQMTVEAPNYSRKG
- a CDS encoding response regulator transcription factor yields the protein MTSVLVCDDSPLAREALRRAVATVPGVERVTTAANGEEVLRRWGADRSDLILMDVRMPGLGGVETVRRLLSADPGARIIMLTVAEDLDGVALAVAAGARGYLHKDASRAELRATVTQALADPTWRLAPRRLRSAEMGAAPTLTAREIQVLEGMSHGRSNAEIGRELFLSEDTVKTHARRLFKKLGASDRAHAVALGFRWGLVR